Proteins encoded by one window of Rutidosis leptorrhynchoides isolate AG116_Rl617_1_P2 chromosome 7, CSIRO_AGI_Rlap_v1, whole genome shotgun sequence:
- the LOC139860316 gene encoding uncharacterized protein translates to MSDQPKYHPALTVSNIKNMIPITLELNKSQYNSWSQLFKIHCRAYDVVDHITPKSTDSSSSTGTTPVTPDPLWDRRDAIVLQWIYGTISDDLRETIMENESDAAAAWT, encoded by the coding sequence ATGTCTGACCAACCAAAATACCATCCTGCCCTAACTGTTTCCAACATCAAGAACATGATTCCCATTACCCTGGAACTTAACAAAAGTCAATACAACTCATGGTCCCAACTATTCAAAATCCACTGTCGTGCATACGATGTAGTGGATCATATTACCCCAAAATCAACCGATTCTTCATCATCCACCGGCACCACACCAGTTACTCCCGATCCACTCTGGGATCGTCGTGATGCCATTGTCTTGCAATGGATATATGGCACAATCTCAGATGATCTTCGTGAAACTATCATGGAAAACGAATCCGATGCTGCAGCTGCCTGGACCTGA
- the LOC139860317 gene encoding uncharacterized protein, with translation MHVQLYKKCFKINGFLKRLGFFVWRALRRRLPMLLELDKRGIDLHSVGCLLCNDDIESVDHSLSTCKDVLEAWCKMFDWWGFGGMSNDNIVELLKGNVWQINSDVRKNIWQAVTWTCAYLIWKNRNQKFLKSKSWNVLIASSEIQVKSFESIAKRCKQKSID, from the coding sequence ATGCATGTCCAATTGTACAAGAAATGCTTCAAAATAAATGGGTTCCTAAAAAGGTTGGGGTTTTTTGTTTGGAGAGCTTTGAGAAGGCGGTTACCGATGTTGTTGGAATTGGATAAACGAGGGATTGATCTTCATTCGGTTGGATGTCTGCTATGTAATGATGACATTGAGTCAGTGGACCACTCTCTTAGCACATGTAAGGATGTGCTTGAAGCATGGTGTAAAATGTTCGATTGGTGGGGCTTTGGTGGAATGTCAAACGATAATATTGTTGAGCTTCTCAAAGGTAATGTGTGGCAAATAAATTCGGATGTGAGAAAGAATATTTGGCAAGCGGTGACGTGGACGTGTGCCTATCTAATCTGGAAAAATCGGAATCAAAAGTTTTTAAAATCTAAGAGTTGGAATGTCCTGATTGCATCAAGTGAGATTCAAGTTAAGAGCTTTGAATCTATCGCAAAGAGGTGCAAACAAAAATCCATCGATTGA